A single window of Colletotrichum higginsianum IMI 349063 chromosome 8, whole genome shotgun sequence DNA harbors:
- a CDS encoding Alpha-tubulin suppressor and related rcc1 domain-containing protein, whose protein sequence is MEEALHFHNRRALDGYYVIDQQTGSEWGCSEEKIAALEHIIRNAREMAAAASAVLERPGSEHSEAYRMWLGGPQNRLHDMTYKNLSPKGLTYMCAAAKNQACTDGTIASTLQHGVNGIWGNIFLLCDRFFKRSSYERMLRIWRSERIPMLASAFTIIHESQHMGAIVGKSRRCIDVKHPKPRPEDTSPLCYHPDCCATLPSKDKIINAQNMAFFALEVTANPERGEPPGRSCTIMKRDTGGLFSGRLEGLVSRAGHFAKPKHDGNMLRRQAGSFTTSEIPCASRPPLAIPVGGDALPDRETLPQAVFDRMFPKEQGRASTVAAGAPVACDNFDLEKYGYCCPGPGSSCEDDSRKCYVGGEGVGEGAAGVVPAGARCPPPPGAVF, encoded by the exons ATGGAGGAAGCTTTACATTTCCACAACAGACGAGCTTTGGACGGCTATTACGTTATTGACCAGCAAACAGGAAGCGAATGGGGCTGCAGCGAGGAAAAGATCGCTGCCTTGGAGCATATCATACGAAATGCTCGGGAAATGGCCGCTGCGGCTTCAGCAGTACTCGAGCGGCCAGGTTCTGAGCATTCCGAAGCTTACCGGATGTGGCTCGGAG GGCCACAAAACCGTCTCCATGATATGACTTACAAGAACCTCAGTCCAAAGGGCCTGACGTATATGTGTGCTGCCGCAAAAAATCAAGCCTGCACTGATGGTACCATTGCTTCCACTCTCCAGCATGGGGTCAATGGTATCTGGGGCAACATCTTTCTCTTGTGCGATAGGTTTTTCAAGCGATCATCCTACGAAAGGATGTTGCGGATATGGCGGTCTGAGAGAATACCCATGCTCGCTTCAGCCTTTACCATTATTCACGAGTCGCAGCACATGGGTGCTATCGTGGGCAAATCAAGACGATGCATCGACGTCAAGCATCCAAAACCGCGCCCAGAAGATACTAGCCCTCTCTGCTACCACCCCGACTG TTGTGCCACGCTCCCGAGTAAGGATAAAATCATAAACGCCCAAAACATGGCGTTCTTTGCATTGGAGGTTACCGCAAACCCCGAACGAGGCGAACCGCCCGGAAGATCATGCACGATCATGAAAAGAGACACGGGCGGCCTATTCTCGGGAAGGCTGGAAGGCCTTGTGTCGAGGGCTGGCCACTTTGCGAAACCCAAGCATGATGGCAACATGCTGCGTAGGCAGGCAGGGTCTTTTACCACGTCCGAGATACCCTGCGCGTCTAGACCACCGCTTGCCATCCCCGTCGGGGGCGACGCACTGCCTGATCGAGAAACCCTCCCCCAGGCAGTCTTCGACAGGATGTTCCCCAAGGAACAAGGTCGGGCGTCGACGGTCGCGGCAGGCGCCCCTGTCGCTTGTGATAACTTCGATTTGGAGAAGTACGGGTACTGCTGCCCCGGTCCCGGCAGCTCGTGCGAGGATGACTCAAGGAAATGCTACgttggaggggagggtgtCGGTGAGGGAGCTGCTGGTGTTGTACCGGCCGGTGCGCGATgcccgcctcctccaggTGCTGTGTTCTGA